In Brachyspira pilosicoli, the genomic window TCCCCTTGCTAATACTTTTATATCATTTTGCTTCATATATTCTGTAACAAGCCCAGATATAGATACAATTTTTATTGTATCATTTTTACCAACCACCTTTTCAATCATAGCTTTTCTCTCTTCTATAGTGAAAGTTGGAGATTTTTCTAAGTTTACAGCCACAGATATATATACTTCTTCAAATATATCAGCAAGTCTATAGAGAACATCGAGGTGTCCCAAAGTAAAAGGGTCAAAAGTACCCGGAAATATTACTTTTCCATTTTTCATAATAATAAATTATATACAAAAAACATATAATATCAATATAAAAGAGTTATTTTTAAGTTATTCATAAATAGCAAGTTATGTAATTTTTAAATCTAATTATATTAAATTTGTTTCAGTACCATTAATAAATATTTTTTTTACACAAAATATAATTTTTTAATGTATACTAATTCATAATAATTATTTTTTGTATTTAAGGAGATTTTATTATGATAGTAGTAATGAAGCCAAATGCCAAAGAAGAACATATAGAAAGTATTATAGAAAGATTAAAAAATGCAGGTTTAGGAATACATAAAAGTGTGGGTGTGGATTATACAGTAATAGGAATGGTAGGCGATACGTCTAAGATAGACAGAGATTTGATAGCTTCCTTACCTGGGGTGTCAAAAGTTTTAAAAGTACAAGAGCCATTTAAAAGAGCAAATAGGGTATTTAAAAAAGAAGATACTATAGTAGAAGTGTCTGGAGTAAAAATAGGTGGAGAGAAGCCCGTAATAATAGCAGGACCTTGTTCTGTAGAAAGCGAGGAGCAATTAATAAGCATAGCAAAAAGTGTAAAAGCTTCAGGAG contains:
- the coaD gene encoding pantetheine-phosphate adenylyltransferase, whose protein sequence is MKNGKVIFPGTFDPFTLGHLDVLYRLADIFEEVYISVAVNLEKSPTFTIEERKAMIEKVVGKNDTIKIVSISGLVTEYMKQNDIKVLARGIRDSEDLYYELKMSRMNKLLYPEMDTIFLHTSEHYAYISSSLIKEILKFNGPIDGLVPEVLIDDIKSKFIKK